Proteins encoded in a region of the Mycolicibacterium duvalii genome:
- a CDS encoding copper chaperone PCu(A)C encodes MIRSSVAGLAFSAVLLTSACTSQDQPSAPMADNVAVSNQWAGAAERGAMTAVFGSVGNDGPGEARVVGGSSPQAARVEVHEVVPDAAGTMTMQPKDGGLTVPAGQTRELIPGGDHLMLMDLTQPLLPGADVEVILEFADGSTLPFTAQVRDFAGGHEDYRPDAGAEGAPHHHG; translated from the coding sequence ATGATTCGTAGTTCTGTTGCCGGACTGGCTTTTTCAGCCGTGCTGCTGACGTCGGCGTGCACGTCGCAGGATCAGCCGTCGGCACCGATGGCGGACAACGTGGCGGTGAGCAATCAGTGGGCCGGGGCGGCCGAGCGCGGCGCGATGACCGCGGTGTTCGGCAGTGTCGGCAACGACGGCCCGGGGGAGGCGCGTGTGGTCGGCGGCAGTTCCCCGCAGGCCGCGCGTGTCGAGGTCCACGAGGTGGTGCCCGACGCCGCGGGAACGATGACCATGCAGCCGAAGGACGGCGGTCTGACCGTGCCCGCAGGGCAGACGCGGGAGCTGATCCCCGGCGGGGACCACCTGATGCTGATGGACCTGACCCAGCCGCTGCTGCCGGGTGCCGACGTCGAGGTGATCCTGGAGTTCGCCGATGGATCGACGTTGCCATTCACCGCTCAGGTGCGTGACTTCGCCGGTGGGCACGAGGACTACCGTCCCGATGCCGGTGCCGAGGGGGCGCCGCACCACCATGGCTGA
- a CDS encoding nitroreductase/quinone reductase family protein, giving the protein MAYLKPPWFVRAIFNRVAMATGVGHSQTLTVTRRVSKQPQRIPVVVPEVGGVKYLVSTRGEAEWVKNVRADPRVRLGDTEYVATEVPVAERAPIIAAYRPLAGKVVEGYWKQLPADADHPTFALRPE; this is encoded by the coding sequence ATGGCCTACCTCAAGCCGCCGTGGTTCGTGCGCGCGATCTTCAACCGGGTGGCCATGGCGACCGGGGTCGGCCACAGTCAGACGTTGACGGTGACCAGGCGCGTGAGCAAACAGCCACAGCGAATCCCCGTTGTCGTGCCCGAGGTGGGCGGGGTCAAGTACCTGGTGTCAACGCGCGGCGAGGCCGAGTGGGTGAAGAACGTCCGCGCCGACCCCCGTGTGCGCCTCGGCGACACCGAGTACGTCGCCACCGAGGTGCCCGTCGCCGAGCGCGCGCCGATCATCGCCGCTTACCGGCCGCTGGCCGGCAAAGTCGTCGAAGGCTACTGGAAACAGTTGCCGGCGGACGCGGATCACCCCACGTTCGCGCTCAGGCCGGAGTGA
- a CDS encoding PepSY-associated TM helix domain-containing protein codes for MATSESTPVPVNRRGNAAVLRRIWRIHFWVALFTAPALVILACSGLVILYSQPLDNWLNRSLFIVEPRGDTVGLDEQVATAREHVAVDYTVDAVTPPPEPGRSTRVDFLPPDAAAYPAAEGNVTQVFVDPYTGDYLGQRSELSGLVGWANQVHRMFGNDAPQAQLPSLGHLIDPSAYPDATIPVGIGNLWMELTAVWILVLLASGIYLWWPRAIEAAKPLLTVRWRRGGRVRWRDVHALTGVVIAVVLVGYVLSGMTWSRYWGENWRAFSSTVAPSTQIDAPSTPAAMGDHDRLGRRIAWTAADDPVYASVPDGSVPQRLSFADVDRIAKGEHMVPGYAIIPPSDSSVDGDTVYGSYTVVNAWPQKVSEQRTLYLNQFTGQTITNATATQDGALSRLTSFGIAMHMGHQYGVLTRILATVACLAVLLSVLTGVLMWWKRRPAGGTGLPAPTGSADRVETPRRAVLLVVTLALGLSVLFPVFGVSLLVVLALEALLARRRRIRESESPDIDESVTLVDAQLSGDKK; via the coding sequence GTGGCCACATCTGAATCAACTCCTGTCCCCGTCAACCGCCGCGGCAATGCCGCCGTCCTCCGCCGGATCTGGCGGATCCACTTCTGGGTCGCGCTGTTCACCGCGCCGGCCCTGGTGATCCTCGCCTGTTCGGGCCTGGTCATCCTCTACAGCCAACCGCTGGACAACTGGCTGAACCGCTCACTGTTCATCGTCGAGCCACGCGGCGACACCGTCGGGCTCGACGAACAGGTCGCCACAGCCCGAGAGCACGTCGCCGTCGACTACACCGTCGACGCGGTGACCCCGCCGCCAGAGCCGGGACGTTCGACCCGGGTGGACTTCCTGCCGCCCGACGCGGCGGCGTACCCGGCCGCCGAAGGCAACGTCACGCAGGTGTTCGTCGACCCGTACACCGGCGACTACCTCGGGCAGCGCAGCGAGCTGTCCGGGCTGGTGGGCTGGGCCAACCAGGTACACCGGATGTTCGGCAACGACGCCCCCCAGGCGCAACTGCCCTCGCTCGGACATCTCATCGACCCGTCGGCCTATCCGGACGCCACCATCCCGGTGGGGATCGGCAACCTCTGGATGGAGCTGACCGCGGTCTGGATCCTGGTCCTGCTGGCCAGCGGGATCTATCTGTGGTGGCCCCGCGCGATCGAAGCGGCCAAACCGCTGCTGACGGTGCGGTGGCGGCGCGGCGGTCGGGTCCGGTGGCGGGACGTGCACGCGTTGACCGGCGTCGTCATCGCCGTCGTCCTCGTCGGCTACGTGCTGTCGGGGATGACGTGGTCGAGGTACTGGGGCGAGAATTGGCGGGCCTTCTCATCCACCGTCGCGCCGTCGACGCAGATCGACGCGCCGTCGACCCCGGCGGCGATGGGCGACCACGACCGGTTGGGCCGGCGCATCGCGTGGACGGCCGCCGACGACCCCGTCTACGCCTCGGTGCCCGACGGCTCGGTCCCGCAACGACTCTCATTCGCCGATGTCGACCGGATCGCCAAGGGGGAGCACATGGTCCCCGGTTACGCCATCATTCCGCCGTCGGACTCGAGCGTCGACGGGGACACGGTGTACGGCAGCTACACCGTGGTCAACGCGTGGCCGCAGAAGGTTTCCGAGCAGCGCACCCTCTACCTCAACCAGTTCACCGGTCAGACGATCACCAACGCGACCGCAACACAAGACGGCGCCCTGTCGCGGCTGACCAGTTTCGGCATCGCGATGCACATGGGCCACCAGTACGGGGTCCTGACCCGCATCCTCGCGACGGTCGCCTGTCTGGCCGTGCTGCTCAGCGTGCTCACCGGTGTCTTGATGTGGTGGAAACGGCGTCCGGCGGGCGGGACCGGTCTGCCGGCCCCGACCGGCTCGGCCGACCGAGTCGAAACACCCCGCCGTGCAGTTCTTCTCGTCGTCACACTCGCGCTCGGCCTAAGCGTGCTCTTCCCCGTCTTCGGTGTCTCACTGCTCGTGGTGCTGGCGCTCGAGGCGCTGCTCGCCCGTAGACGCCGGATCCGCGAATCCGAATCCCCAGACATCGACGAGTCCGTGACGCTCGTCGATGCACAACTGTCAGGAGACAAGAAATGA
- a CDS encoding Dyp-type peroxidase, whose amino-acid sequence MAERPRRAAVNRRHFVAGSAAALTGVSLAGCATASPSRRVEDVGASVEPFYGRHQGGVATVPQAHAQFVGLDLVPPPGRNARDALGAVLRLWTSDAERLTQGRPALADTEPELAAQPARLTVTVGLGASAFDRAGLNHTRPATLSELPPFGTDELDPRWCGGDLLLQLCADDPVALAHAGRVMLKSVRSMTRQRWRQRGFRNAHGVGRPGGSMRNLMGQVDGTANLREDAEFERLVWDDGADQRWFAGGTVLVLRRIRAEMDTWDELSRDAKELVVGRRLDTGAPLTGQKETDAPDFGAQVGGIPVIAPNSHIALAHPRSDGERFLRRPYNYDDPPAAGATTDSGLLFATYQRNPATQFVPVQERLAAADGLNPWITTIGSASFAILPGVQPGQTLGEALLA is encoded by the coding sequence ATGGCTGAGCGGCCACGACGGGCGGCGGTGAACCGGCGGCACTTCGTCGCCGGGAGTGCCGCCGCCCTGACCGGCGTGAGCCTGGCCGGGTGCGCGACCGCGTCGCCGTCCCGCCGCGTCGAGGACGTCGGCGCCTCCGTGGAGCCGTTCTACGGACGGCATCAGGGCGGTGTCGCGACGGTGCCGCAGGCGCACGCCCAGTTCGTCGGGTTGGATCTGGTGCCTCCGCCGGGTCGCAACGCGCGCGACGCCCTCGGCGCGGTCCTGCGGCTGTGGACCTCCGACGCGGAGCGCCTGACGCAGGGCCGGCCGGCGCTGGCGGACACCGAGCCCGAGCTCGCCGCGCAGCCGGCCCGGCTGACCGTCACCGTCGGGTTGGGCGCATCCGCGTTCGACCGGGCCGGTCTGAACCACACGCGGCCCGCGACGCTGTCGGAGCTGCCGCCGTTCGGTACCGACGAACTCGACCCCCGGTGGTGCGGCGGCGACCTGCTGCTGCAACTGTGCGCCGACGACCCCGTCGCCCTCGCGCACGCCGGCCGGGTCATGCTCAAGAGCGTTCGCTCGATGACCCGGCAGCGGTGGCGGCAGCGGGGCTTCCGCAACGCCCACGGTGTCGGTCGCCCCGGCGGAAGCATGCGCAACCTGATGGGCCAGGTCGACGGCACCGCCAACCTGCGCGAGGACGCCGAGTTCGAGCGGTTGGTGTGGGATGACGGGGCGGATCAGCGGTGGTTCGCCGGCGGGACGGTCCTGGTGCTGCGCCGCATCCGGGCGGAGATGGACACCTGGGACGAGCTCAGCCGAGACGCCAAGGAGCTCGTCGTCGGGCGGCGGCTGGACACCGGCGCGCCGCTGACCGGACAGAAGGAGACCGACGCACCCGACTTCGGTGCCCAGGTGGGCGGCATCCCGGTCATCGCGCCCAACTCCCACATCGCGCTCGCGCATCCCCGCAGCGACGGGGAGCGGTTCCTGCGGCGGCCGTACAACTACGACGACCCGCCGGCGGCCGGTGCGACCACCGACAGCGGACTGCTCTTCGCCACCTATCAGAGGAACCCGGCCACGCAGTTCGTGCCGGTGCAGGAGCGCCTCGCCGCCGCCGACGGGCTCAATCCGTGGATCACCACGATCGGCTCGGCGAGCTTTGCCATCCTGCCCGGTGTGCAGCCGGGCCAGACGCTCGGGGAGGCGCTGCTGGCCTGA